A stretch of Synechococcus sp. WH 8020 DNA encodes these proteins:
- a CDS encoding DUF192 domain-containing protein, with product MDVSPPQQLPLEVQWCVRDDTCVLLEVADQPEEQRLGLMQRPALPPLRGMWFPFKPARPLRFWMLNTIAPLDMVFVHQGEVIAIEAEVPICPAVPCKAYGPMVDADGVIELRAGEAKRLGLGVGDTVVIEPIQAMTPSNDASQ from the coding sequence ATGGACGTATCTCCCCCCCAGCAGCTGCCCCTTGAAGTCCAATGGTGCGTTCGCGACGACACCTGCGTTCTTTTAGAGGTGGCGGACCAGCCCGAAGAACAACGGCTTGGATTAATGCAACGCCCGGCTTTGCCACCGCTGAGGGGAATGTGGTTTCCGTTTAAGCCCGCACGCCCGTTGCGCTTTTGGATGCTGAATACGATTGCGCCCCTCGACATGGTGTTTGTGCACCAGGGCGAGGTGATTGCGATTGAGGCCGAGGTGCCCATTTGTCCAGCTGTGCCCTGCAAGGCCTATGGGCCGATGGTTGATGCGGACGGTGTGATCGAGTTACGAGCTGGGGAGGCTAAGCGCCTGGGGCTTGGCGTTGGAGACACGGTGGTGATTGAACCGATCCAAGCAATGACGCCAAGCAATGACGCCAGCCAATGA
- a CDS encoding winged helix-turn-helix transcriptional regulator codes for MNEQGVLLLVGAEALHLKDRLEASGYPSLEWGAGNSTIAASSQQPIAAIVSPGRMPEVCELRQMFGMLPILLGVSEDSIHARELCFSSGADDFWLATNAPSDLLQRLRLHLSLQKRREELCTVIAVGDLKLETRSGMVRRGTRPIGLTERESSLLLLLFKERGRAVSRDQILREVWNDEQGVSSNVVEVYIRYLRQKLEADGDTRLIHTIRGRGYCLNNGVPFLKSS; via the coding sequence ATGAATGAGCAGGGAGTGCTGTTGCTGGTTGGTGCTGAGGCCCTGCACCTCAAAGATCGCCTCGAGGCTTCGGGCTATCCATCGTTGGAGTGGGGGGCTGGAAATAGCACCATTGCAGCTTCTAGTCAGCAGCCGATCGCTGCGATCGTGTCACCGGGCCGGATGCCTGAGGTCTGTGAGCTCCGCCAGATGTTTGGAATGCTGCCGATTTTGCTTGGCGTGAGCGAAGACAGCATTCACGCTCGAGAGCTCTGCTTCAGTTCTGGGGCGGATGATTTCTGGTTGGCCACCAATGCACCGAGCGATCTCTTGCAACGCTTGCGACTCCATCTTTCTCTTCAGAAACGCAGGGAAGAGCTCTGCACTGTGATCGCGGTTGGTGATTTGAAGCTTGAAACCAGAAGCGGAATGGTGCGTCGTGGGACCAGGCCGATTGGCTTAACGGAGCGCGAATCGTCCTTGCTGCTGTTGCTGTTTAAGGAGCGGGGCAGAGCCGTGAGTCGTGATCAAATCCTGCGTGAGGTTTGGAACGATGAGCAAGGGGTGTCGAGCAATGTGGTGGAGGTGTATATCCGTTATTTGCGTCAGAAACTTGAGGCGGATGGCGACACTCGCTTAATTCACACCATTCGTGGCCGTGGTTATTGCCTCAACAACGGCGTTCCTTTCCTGAAGAGCTCTTGA
- a CDS encoding NAD(+) kinase: protein MPRVGLIVNDGKSLAVETAQTIQERLELAGHDVVRASSSGGMVGFANPDQHLRMLGYNACVPEGFDDSMVLAIVLGGDGTVLSAARQTAPIGVPILTINTGHLGFLAEAYLGDLDKALAQILTDRWTIEERANMVVSVMRGDQRRWEALSLNEMALHREPLTSMCHFEIAIGRHAPVDISADGVILSTPTGSTAYALSAGGPVITPDCPVLQLTPIAAHSLASRALVFSDQEPVTVFPATPERLMMVVDGSAGCYVWPEDRVLIRRSDHPVRFVRLSDHEFFQVLRNKLGWGLPHVAKPDRP, encoded by the coding sequence GTGCCCAGGGTCGGACTGATCGTGAATGACGGAAAGTCGCTCGCCGTCGAGACTGCTCAGACGATTCAGGAGCGTCTGGAGCTTGCCGGCCATGACGTGGTTCGGGCCAGCAGCTCTGGAGGGATGGTGGGTTTCGCTAACCCCGATCAGCACTTGCGAATGCTGGGGTACAACGCCTGTGTGCCCGAGGGGTTTGATGACTCGATGGTGCTGGCGATTGTGTTGGGAGGCGATGGCACGGTTCTGTCGGCTGCCCGTCAAACGGCACCTATTGGTGTGCCGATTCTGACGATCAACACTGGCCATCTTGGCTTTCTTGCAGAGGCCTATTTGGGTGATCTTGATAAGGCTCTCGCGCAGATCCTTACCGATCGCTGGACGATCGAGGAGCGCGCCAACATGGTCGTGAGCGTGATGCGCGGAGATCAAAGGCGCTGGGAAGCCCTGTCTCTTAACGAAATGGCGTTGCACCGTGAGCCCCTCACCAGCATGTGTCATTTCGAAATTGCGATCGGCAGGCATGCGCCCGTAGATATCTCTGCTGATGGGGTGATCCTGTCAACACCCACCGGATCCACGGCCTACGCCCTGAGCGCCGGTGGACCCGTGATCACCCCTGATTGTCCGGTGTTGCAGCTCACCCCAATCGCAGCCCATTCCTTGGCCTCGCGTGCGCTTGTCTTTAGTGATCAAGAACCGGTCACGGTGTTTCCCGCCACTCCCGAACGCTTGATGATGGTGGTGGATGGAAGTGCTGGCTGTTACGTCTGGCCGGAAGATCGGGTGCTGATCCGGCGTAGTGACCATCCCGTGCGCTTTGTGCGCTTATCCGACCACGAGTTTTTCCAGGTCTTGCGCAACAAGCTGGGCTGGGGACTGCCCCATGTGGCGAAGCCTGATCGTCCATGA
- a CDS encoding hydroxysqualene dehydroxylase, which translates to MPSDTPSHVVVVGAGWAGWGAAKSLCEAGVRVTLIDGINDPTGSTPLSTPSGKPFEAGTRGFWKDYPNINALTKELRLGNPFTEFTTSAFWSPNGLEAKAPVFGDGPQLPSPLGQAFATINNFKRLPVADRLSIAGLLVAMLDLNRNDAVYQQYDGIDALTLFKQLKISDRMIDEFLRPILLVGLFKPPEELSAAVTMELLYYYALAHQDSFDVRWIRRKSIAEQLLAPLSQRLRNQHHLEVLGGTLATRLNVSRNGTMVTSVETRSVATGRSAVINDVDAVVLAVGAKGMGALMANSPECAALSPELVRAGNLGAIDVVSVRLWLDRRVKVADPANVLSRFQALQGSGATFFMLDQLQPETERELWGADPVQGSVVASDFYNATAIAELSDQAVVDCLMQELLPMVQSDFRRAQVVDQEVRRYPGSVSLFSPGSFKQRPPLETSIASIVCAGDWVRMGDREFGAKGLCQERAYVCGLEAGNSLLKRKIISGTTQSQTLQHPVIPIRADEPQVVLGRTINKLVMDQLDLFGLKYPWLR; encoded by the coding sequence ATGCCAAGCGACACCCCCTCCCATGTGGTTGTAGTTGGAGCGGGATGGGCTGGCTGGGGGGCCGCGAAGTCCCTTTGCGAGGCTGGGGTTCGGGTGACCTTGATCGACGGGATTAACGATCCAACGGGCAGTACGCCGCTCTCCACCCCCAGCGGCAAACCATTCGAGGCCGGCACGCGGGGGTTTTGGAAGGACTACCCCAACATCAATGCCCTTACGAAAGAACTCAGACTCGGCAATCCTTTCACCGAGTTCACCACCAGCGCCTTCTGGTCCCCCAACGGCCTGGAAGCCAAAGCTCCGGTGTTCGGTGATGGCCCACAGCTACCCAGCCCTCTCGGCCAGGCCTTCGCCACGATCAACAACTTCAAGCGGTTGCCGGTAGCCGATCGACTCAGCATCGCCGGGCTGCTGGTCGCCATGCTCGATTTAAACCGCAACGATGCGGTGTACCAGCAGTACGACGGCATCGATGCACTGACGCTGTTCAAGCAGTTGAAAATCAGTGATCGGATGATCGATGAGTTCCTCCGTCCGATCCTGCTGGTGGGCCTGTTCAAGCCACCTGAGGAGCTCTCAGCGGCGGTGACGATGGAGTTGCTGTACTACTACGCACTGGCCCATCAGGATTCATTTGATGTGCGCTGGATCAGGCGCAAGAGCATCGCAGAGCAACTCTTGGCTCCGCTCAGTCAGCGCTTGCGTAACCAACATCATCTGGAAGTACTCGGGGGAACGTTGGCAACGCGTCTGAACGTCTCCCGAAATGGGACAATGGTGACGTCGGTTGAGACCCGCTCGGTAGCCACGGGCCGCAGCGCTGTGATCAACGATGTCGATGCCGTGGTGCTGGCGGTGGGCGCCAAGGGGATGGGGGCACTGATGGCCAACTCACCGGAGTGCGCGGCTCTATCCCCGGAGCTGGTGCGGGCAGGCAATCTCGGCGCTATTGATGTGGTGTCCGTGCGCTTGTGGCTTGATCGCAGGGTGAAGGTTGCCGATCCCGCCAATGTGTTGTCACGTTTCCAGGCGCTTCAGGGATCCGGCGCCACCTTCTTCATGCTCGATCAGCTGCAACCGGAAACGGAACGGGAGCTCTGGGGTGCTGATCCCGTGCAGGGCTCTGTGGTAGCAAGCGACTTCTATAACGCCACGGCAATTGCTGAACTCAGCGATCAGGCGGTTGTCGATTGCCTCATGCAGGAGTTGTTGCCGATGGTGCAGTCAGACTTCCGCAGAGCGCAGGTGGTGGATCAGGAGGTGCGGCGTTATCCGGGGTCGGTATCACTGTTTTCACCGGGAAGTTTCAAGCAGCGACCACCGCTGGAGACGTCGATCGCCTCGATCGTCTGCGCTGGCGATTGGGTACGGATGGGAGATCGGGAATTCGGCGCCAAAGGGCTCTGCCAGGAGCGTGCCTATGTGTGTGGTTTAGAAGCCGGAAATTCACTGCTCAAACGCAAGATCATCTCGGGAACAACGCAGTCTCAAACCCTTCAACACCCTGTGATCCCAATTCGTGCCGACGAACCACAGGTTGTGCTCGGTCGCACCATCAACAAACTCGTGATGGATCAACTGGATCTCTTTGGACTCAAATACCCTTGGCTTCGTTAG